The Flavobacterium marginilacus genome window below encodes:
- a CDS encoding TonB-dependent receptor — protein MKKFLLGMLFLWKITFVFAQKPTGVKGKIIDSKTQKPLENVVVTVANTQLIQLTSSDGIFSFYNVLSGNQLVLLHSQGFKDLLLSIVISKDQMLDLGVIPMEDSQMVEQQTGLITLLETDLSDDNSGSESTSGLLQSSRDAFQQASAFNWGQARFRIRGLDSQYATTTINGITMNKLYDGRPQWGDWSGLNNAVRNQEFTIGSFPSDYVFGGILGTQQINTRASIYRKGTVLSFSGTNTNYDWRMVGMYASGMNAKGWAFVVSAGTRWAEEGYFEGTNYNAIAGFISVEKKINDQHSLNFSGFYTPNSRAKNSPNTAEVTELTSEKYNSYWGWQNGKKRNARIKTIEEPILMLNHFFTIDEYSTLNSSLTYQFGKITNSNIDYQNAISPDPTYYKKMPSYYSSMYASDDGEFSGAFTPDYEEAQKSREQFLANNQIDWNALYYANQAPVLDGNGNITAYKPAKSNYVLYEDHTDDQTMTATSSFNTQINDNLFLTAGGFYSHLKSHNYQQLTDLLGGLYFEDIDVFYNGDQAQSDLNHPDRQVVEGDTYGYNFNYVANSLNLFTNFKFTYDKVDFYLAQNFVSTNYQREGLYQNGIYPTNSFGKSEKVQLENFGFKGGILFKISGRQQVNFNGAYLSNAPTIRNAFPNSRLNNSVVAGLENENISSLDASYFYRTPKWQTRLTLFYAKIKNITQTSFFYAEGIFDDGAGYASTDAFVSQTLTHLDKRNLGAEFSFQYQLSPTLMANFSVAYGQYTYASNPNVTITNDAQATEENPNPVFNFGTSALKNYHQAGMPQQAVSLGIEYRDPKYWWIGANINYLAECFIDVSPISRTDTFYKNPASGFNFPEASEERARELLTQEKFDPINLLNISGGKSWKIKGKNVGLFASLNNVLDLKYKTGGYEQARNANFRQLNQDVSSGTPNFGNKYFYGYGRTYFVNLYINLKN, from the coding sequence TCGAGTGATGGCATTTTTAGTTTTTATAATGTTTTGTCGGGAAATCAATTAGTGCTTTTACATAGTCAGGGTTTTAAGGATCTGTTGCTTTCTATTGTGATTTCAAAAGATCAAATGCTTGACTTGGGAGTTATCCCGATGGAAGACAGTCAAATGGTCGAACAGCAGACGGGCTTAATCACGCTTCTCGAAACCGATTTGAGCGATGATAACAGCGGTTCCGAAAGCACTTCGGGACTTTTGCAGTCTTCCAGAGATGCTTTTCAGCAGGCGTCAGCGTTCAATTGGGGTCAGGCTCGATTTAGAATTCGAGGATTGGACAGCCAATATGCCACGACAACCATTAATGGCATTACAATGAACAAATTGTACGACGGCCGTCCGCAGTGGGGTGATTGGAGCGGACTGAATAATGCCGTTCGGAATCAGGAATTTACAATTGGTTCTTTCCCTTCGGACTATGTTTTTGGTGGAATTTTGGGAACCCAGCAGATTAATACCCGAGCTTCTATTTACAGAAAAGGAACGGTGCTTTCCTTCTCGGGAACCAATACCAATTATGATTGGCGGATGGTCGGAATGTATGCCTCGGGAATGAATGCAAAAGGATGGGCATTTGTAGTTTCTGCAGGTACCCGCTGGGCTGAAGAAGGTTATTTTGAAGGGACGAATTATAATGCTATTGCTGGTTTTATTAGTGTCGAAAAGAAAATAAACGATCAGCATTCTTTAAATTTCTCCGGATTCTACACACCAAATTCCCGAGCCAAAAATTCGCCAAATACCGCCGAAGTTACCGAATTGACAAGCGAAAAGTACAATTCCTACTGGGGCTGGCAGAACGGGAAAAAACGAAATGCCAGAATAAAAACCATCGAAGAACCGATCTTGATGCTGAATCATTTTTTTACCATCGATGAATATTCAACGCTAAATTCAAGTTTAACGTATCAATTTGGAAAAATCACAAACAGTAATATTGACTATCAAAACGCCATTAGTCCGGATCCAACTTATTACAAAAAAATGCCAAGCTATTACTCTTCAATGTATGCTTCGGATGATGGTGAATTTTCGGGAGCATTTACTCCTGATTATGAAGAAGCGCAGAAAAGCAGAGAGCAGTTTCTAGCCAATAATCAAATTGATTGGAACGCTTTGTATTATGCCAATCAGGCGCCGGTTTTGGATGGAAACGGAAATATAACTGCCTATAAACCCGCAAAAAGCAATTATGTTTTGTATGAAGATCATACTGACGACCAAACTATGACGGCAACTTCCTCTTTCAATACACAGATAAATGATAATCTTTTTTTGACGGCGGGTGGTTTTTACAGCCATTTAAAATCTCATAATTACCAGCAATTAACAGATTTATTGGGAGGTTTGTATTTTGAAGATATTGATGTTTTTTATAATGGAGATCAAGCGCAGTCGGATTTGAACCATCCCGACAGACAAGTTGTGGAGGGGGACACCTACGGCTACAATTTTAATTATGTGGCGAATTCTTTAAATCTGTTTACCAATTTTAAATTCACCTACGACAAAGTCGATTTTTATTTGGCACAAAATTTTGTAAGTACCAATTATCAACGGGAAGGTTTGTATCAAAACGGAATTTATCCAACGAATTCTTTTGGCAAAAGTGAGAAAGTGCAATTGGAGAATTTTGGCTTCAAAGGTGGAATTCTTTTCAAAATTTCGGGCAGACAACAAGTAAATTTTAATGGGGCCTATCTTTCGAATGCACCGACAATTAGGAATGCTTTTCCGAATTCTCGTTTGAATAATTCGGTTGTTGCTGGATTGGAAAATGAAAACATAAGCAGTCTGGATGCGAGTTATTTTTATCGTACCCCAAAATGGCAAACACGCCTCACTCTTTTTTATGCCAAAATAAAAAACATCACACAAACTTCGTTCTTTTATGCCGAAGGAATTTTTGATGACGGAGCAGGATATGCCAGCACTGATGCTTTTGTAAGCCAGACTTTAACACATTTGGACAAAAGGAATTTGGGTGCCGAGTTCAGTTTTCAATATCAATTAAGTCCGACACTGATGGCTAATTTTTCGGTGGCGTATGGGCAATATACTTATGCTAGCAATCCCAATGTCACTATAACCAATGACGCCCAAGCCACTGAAGAAAATCCAAACCCAGTATTCAATTTTGGAACTTCTGCATTAAAAAATTACCATCAGGCAGGAATGCCACAGCAGGCCGTTTCATTAGGGATCGAATACCGCGATCCAAAATATTGGTGGATTGGTGCCAATATCAATTATCTGGCCGAGTGTTTTATAGATGTTTCTCCTATTTCCAGGACCGATACATTTTATAAAAATCCGGCGAGCGGTTTCAATTTCCCTGAAGCTTCAGAGGAAAGAGCTCGTGAATTATTGACACAGGAAAAATTTGATCCTATTAATTTGTTGAACATTTCTGGCGGAAAATCTTGGAAAATAAAAGGCAAGAATGTTGGGCTTTTTGCTTCGCTAAATAATGTTTTGGATTTGAAGTACAAAACTGGAGGATATGAACAAGCGAGAAATGCCAATTTCAGACAGCTCAATCAGGATGTTTCCAGCGGGACTCCCAATTTTGGTAATAAATATTTCTACGGTTATGGGAGAACCTATTTTGTAAACCTGTACATCAATTTAAAAAATTAA
- a CDS encoding glycoside hydrolase family 97 protein, with protein MKQLVYTALFYFLALQYANSQQLKSPNGNFIMEFALQNDGTPSYSLSYKNKTIIKPSKLGLELKNDKKSLLNDFTVIDHKTSTFDETWKPVWGETESIRNQYNELALTLNQKETDRQIVIRFRLFNDGLGFRYEFPAQKNLVYFVIKEERSQFAMTGDHTAFWIPGDYDTQEYDYTTSKLSEIRGLTEKAKTANLSQTSFSPTGVQTSLMLKTNEGIYINLHEAALINYSCMHLNLDDKNMVFESWLTPDEKGAKGYIQAPSHSPWRTIIVSDDAREILASKMTLNLNDPCKIEDTSWIKPVKYVGVWWEMITGKSSWSYTDEFPSVQLGVTDFSKAKPNSTHGANNANVKKYIDFAAANGFDAVLVEGWNQGWEDWFGHYKDYVFDFVTPYPDFDVKGLHEYAKSKGVKIIMHHETSGSVRNYERHMDKAYQFMKDNGYDAVKSGYVGDIISNGNNHYNQFMINHYQYAIEKAADYKIMLNAHEAVRPTGICRTYPNLIGNEAARGTEYQAFGGSKPNHVTLLPFTRLIGGPMDYTPGIFEMDLSKFSPNNKSHVNSTIANQLALYVTLYSPLQMAADFPEHYNKFPDAFQFIKDVAIDWSESNYLEAEPGQYITVARKAKGTNNWFVGNVNGYEPRTSNINFSFLEKGKKYTATIYADAKDADYKTNPQAYIIRKIEVTNKSKLSQLSAAGGGYAISIIENKK; from the coding sequence ATGAAACAGTTAGTCTATACCGCTTTATTTTATTTTTTGGCTTTGCAGTATGCCAATTCACAGCAGCTGAAATCTCCCAATGGTAATTTTATTATGGAGTTTGCATTACAAAATGACGGAACTCCAAGTTATAGTTTAAGCTACAAAAACAAAACAATCATAAAGCCGAGTAAATTGGGGCTTGAACTAAAAAATGATAAAAAGTCATTACTCAATGATTTTACAGTAATAGATCATAAAACTTCAACTTTTGATGAAACCTGGAAACCGGTCTGGGGAGAAACGGAGTCGATCCGCAATCAATATAACGAACTGGCACTTACATTAAACCAAAAAGAAACCGATAGACAAATCGTCATCCGTTTTCGGCTGTTTAATGACGGTCTTGGTTTCCGCTATGAATTCCCGGCACAAAAGAACTTAGTTTATTTTGTTATAAAAGAAGAAAGAAGCCAATTTGCCATGACAGGCGATCATACAGCTTTTTGGATTCCGGGAGATTATGACACTCAGGAATACGATTATACGACTTCAAAATTATCTGAAATAAGAGGATTAACCGAAAAAGCAAAAACTGCTAACTTATCACAGACATCCTTTTCACCAACAGGAGTGCAAACCTCTCTTATGCTGAAAACAAATGAAGGGATTTACATCAATCTGCACGAAGCCGCATTGATTAATTATTCCTGTATGCACTTGAATCTGGATGATAAAAACATGGTATTTGAATCATGGCTGACTCCAGATGAAAAGGGTGCCAAAGGATATATTCAGGCTCCATCCCATTCGCCGTGGCGAACCATCATTGTAAGCGATGATGCCAGAGAAATTTTAGCTTCCAAAATGACTTTAAACTTGAATGATCCCTGCAAAATAGAAGATACTTCATGGATTAAACCTGTAAAATATGTAGGTGTATGGTGGGAAATGATTACAGGAAAAAGCTCATGGTCCTACACTGACGAATTCCCATCAGTACAGCTTGGTGTTACCGATTTTTCAAAAGCAAAACCAAACAGCACACATGGCGCTAACAATGCCAACGTAAAAAAATATATTGATTTTGCTGCTGCAAATGGTTTTGATGCCGTATTAGTCGAAGGCTGGAACCAAGGCTGGGAAGACTGGTTTGGCCATTACAAAGACTACGTTTTTGATTTTGTGACACCTTATCCAGATTTTGATGTAAAAGGACTTCATGAATATGCAAAATCTAAAGGCGTAAAAATAATTATGCACCATGAAACATCTGGATCAGTTCGCAATTATGAACGCCATATGGACAAAGCATACCAGTTCATGAAAGATAATGGATATGATGCTGTAAAAAGCGGTTATGTAGGCGACATCATATCTAATGGCAATAATCATTACAACCAATTTATGATTAATCATTATCAATATGCCATAGAAAAAGCGGCCGATTATAAAATTATGCTCAATGCACACGAAGCGGTTCGGCCAACAGGTATCTGCAGAACCTATCCAAATCTAATCGGTAACGAAGCGGCTAGAGGAACAGAATATCAGGCTTTTGGAGGTTCAAAACCCAATCACGTGACATTATTACCTTTCACCCGATTGATTGGCGGACCAATGGATTATACTCCCGGAATTTTCGAAATGGATTTAAGTAAATTCAGTCCAAACAATAAATCACATGTAAACAGCACTATTGCAAATCAATTAGCACTGTATGTCACGCTTTACAGTCCTTTGCAGATGGCGGCCGATTTCCCTGAACATTACAATAAGTTTCCGGATGCTTTTCAATTTATTAAAGATGTAGCAATAGATTGGAGTGAAAGTAATTATCTGGAAGCTGAACCAGGACAATACATCACTGTTGCCCGAAAAGCAAAAGGAACAAATAATTGGTTTGTCGGGAATGTAAACGGATATGAACCGAGAACTTCGAACATTAATTTTTCTTTCCTGGAAAAAGGAAAAAAATATACCGCCACTATTTATGCTGATGCAAAAGATGCTGATTACAAAACAAATCCGCAGGCTTACATCATTCGAAAAATAGAAGTGACCAATAAATCTAAGCTTTCTCAACTGAGCGCCGCAGGAGGTGGTTATGCGATTAGCATTATTGAAAATAAAAAGTAA
- the rnc gene encoding ribonuclease III, whose protein sequence is MRFLKKIFSKSRSQEDGIFFTAIQSILGFDPISLEFYRKAFTHRSSNRIDLKGNPINYERLEFLGDAMLSSVIAAYLFNEAPLGDEGYLTKMRSKIVSREHLNELGKDLNLIEFVESKVPVHHFGENIHGNIFESLIGAIYLDKGYEYCEKFIQKRVVIPYVDIARLEGKVISYKSLVIEWCQKEKKQFHYDIFDDNAIDGQRLFGVKLSIDDKVVAKARATSKKKAEEKASQRAYFAFQEKIERK, encoded by the coding sequence ATGCGTTTTCTAAAAAAAATATTCTCAAAATCCCGTTCTCAAGAAGACGGGATTTTTTTTACTGCTATTCAATCCATCCTTGGATTTGACCCTATTTCTCTGGAATTTTACAGAAAAGCCTTTACGCATCGTTCATCAAACCGCATCGATTTAAAAGGCAATCCAATTAATTATGAGAGACTTGAGTTTCTAGGTGATGCGATGCTGAGTTCGGTTATTGCTGCCTACTTATTCAATGAAGCCCCATTAGGAGATGAAGGTTACTTAACGAAAATGCGTTCAAAAATAGTAAGCCGGGAGCATCTGAATGAACTAGGCAAAGACTTAAACCTAATTGAATTTGTTGAAAGCAAAGTTCCTGTACATCACTTTGGAGAGAACATACATGGAAACATATTTGAATCTTTAATAGGCGCAATTTATTTAGATAAAGGGTACGAATACTGTGAAAAATTTATACAAAAAAGGGTTGTTATTCCCTATGTGGACATTGCAAGACTGGAAGGCAAAGTAATCAGTTATAAAAGCCTAGTGATAGAATGGTGTCAAAAAGAGAAAAAACAATTCCATTATGATATTTTTGACGACAATGCAATTGATGGTCAGCGGCTGTTTGGTGTTAAACTAAGTATTGATGACAAAGTAGTTGCAAAAGCCAGAGCTACTTCAAAAAAGAAAGCAGAAGAGAAAGCTTCGCAGCGCGCTTACTTTGCTTTTCAGGAAAAAATTGAAAGAAAATAG
- the pyk gene encoding pyruvate kinase, with protein MLTNKKTKIVATLGPACSTREIIKDMIEAGVNVFRVNFSHADYEDVKNKINIIRGINEEFGYTTGILGDLQGPKLRVGVMEDGVVVNDGDLITFTTAEDIIGTSKRVFMKYQNFPNDVNPGERVLLDDGKLIFEIVETDKKSEVVARVIQGGELKSKKGVNLPNTKISLPALTEKDIADAIFAIEMKLDWIALSFVKTPRDLQDLQELIAKHSEHKIPIIAKIEMPEALDNMDRIVAYCDALMVARGDLGVELPAHEVPLVQKELIRRAKTARIPVIVATQMMETMITSLTPTRAEVNDVANSVMDGADAVMLSGETATGNYPVQVIQKMTQILEAVEDSPLIQVPQNSPQVRTNRFITKTVCQHAAIMANAIKAKAICTLTNSGYTAFQISAWRPSAHILVFTSNKRILTQLNLLWGVKSFYYEKSVSTDDTVVDVNNIVKEKGFVKKGDFLINLAAMPIVEKGMVNTLRVSEIE; from the coding sequence ATGCTTACAAACAAAAAAACCAAAATTGTAGCCACTCTTGGGCCTGCATGTAGTACACGAGAGATCATTAAAGATATGATCGAGGCAGGTGTAAATGTATTTAGAGTGAATTTTTCTCATGCTGATTATGAAGATGTTAAAAACAAAATCAATATTATACGCGGCATAAACGAAGAATTTGGATACACTACTGGTATTCTTGGAGACTTACAAGGCCCTAAACTTCGTGTTGGGGTTATGGAAGATGGAGTTGTTGTTAATGATGGTGATTTGATTACTTTCACAACTGCTGAAGATATAATAGGTACTTCTAAAAGAGTATTTATGAAATACCAAAATTTCCCTAATGATGTTAATCCTGGAGAAAGAGTATTATTGGACGATGGTAAATTGATTTTTGAAATCGTTGAAACCGATAAAAAATCTGAAGTTGTTGCACGTGTTATCCAAGGAGGTGAATTGAAATCCAAAAAAGGAGTGAATTTGCCAAATACTAAGATTTCATTACCTGCATTGACAGAAAAAGATATTGCTGATGCCATTTTTGCAATAGAAATGAAATTAGACTGGATCGCTCTTTCATTTGTAAAAACACCTAGAGATTTACAAGATTTACAAGAATTGATTGCAAAACATTCTGAGCATAAAATTCCAATTATTGCCAAAATCGAAATGCCGGAAGCATTAGACAATATGGATAGAATTGTTGCTTATTGTGATGCTTTGATGGTTGCAAGAGGTGACCTTGGAGTTGAATTACCTGCGCATGAAGTACCATTGGTTCAAAAAGAATTAATCCGCAGAGCTAAAACTGCCAGAATCCCAGTTATTGTTGCTACTCAAATGATGGAAACAATGATTACCAGCTTAACTCCAACCCGTGCAGAAGTAAACGACGTAGCCAACTCGGTTATGGATGGAGCTGATGCCGTGATGCTTTCCGGAGAAACTGCTACAGGTAATTATCCAGTACAGGTAATCCAAAAAATGACTCAAATCCTTGAAGCTGTTGAAGATTCACCGCTTATTCAAGTTCCACAAAACTCACCTCAGGTAAGAACAAACCGTTTTATCACAAAAACAGTTTGCCAGCATGCCGCTATCATGGCCAATGCTATCAAAGCAAAAGCAATTTGTACTTTAACCAACAGCGGTTATACTGCATTTCAAATTTCGGCTTGGAGACCATCTGCACATATTTTGGTTTTTACTTCAAATAAAAGAATTTTGACTCAGCTTAATTTACTTTGGGGAGTAAAATCATTTTATTACGAAAAATCAGTTAGCACAGATGATACTGTTGTAGACGTAAATAATATCGTAAAAGAGAAAGGTTTTGTGAAAAAAGGAGATTTCTTAATCAACCTTGCTGCTATGCCTATTGTTGAAAAAGGTATGGTAAATACCTTAAGAGTTTCTGAAATAGAGTAA
- a CDS encoding DUF5689 domain-containing protein, which produces MNLKCCTVFLGIVMILNGCAKEEFDVPKLACNQPDLNVNRTVEEVRAITSSIVTEYKYDDIIEAYVVSSDEEGNFFKTISFQTLATAKAPATGFSVPVDASNSYIDFRLGNKVYIKMKKQYTDIYYGGLRIGDIFVNSYNEGGVGRISQNDYKKVLNASCTMIDESQLVKLVSVEEALDDAKINTLIELKDVEFTESALGRHYYEETNDVGGATNWNLRDKTGSQIIFRTSGYADFSDHLVPEGSGTIRGVLTKFGTDYQLMVRSEKDIVMNGNRSIPFFAEDFQSVKNNVNFALPGWSNVVEKATKLWKSIVYSGNGYAEFNTTSTTAAENIAWLVSPKINLKDYKKSVLSFRSAQHDLKIDSPLNTLEVYVSANFDGSSITKAKWTKLTAKVPSLSTPARTFISSGGIDLSSYTGNIHIAFKYIGSGKDKTLNGAFMIDDVKIFGEK; this is translated from the coding sequence ATGAATTTAAAATGCTGCACTGTTTTTTTAGGAATTGTAATGATTTTAAATGGTTGTGCCAAAGAAGAATTTGATGTGCCAAAATTAGCCTGTAATCAGCCTGACCTAAATGTAAACCGTACTGTTGAAGAAGTCCGCGCTATTACAAGTTCCATAGTGACAGAATACAAATATGATGATATTATTGAAGCCTATGTGGTTTCCAGTGATGAGGAAGGGAATTTTTTTAAGACTATTTCGTTTCAGACTTTGGCAACAGCCAAAGCACCAGCGACGGGTTTTAGTGTTCCTGTTGATGCCTCGAATAGCTATATTGATTTTAGATTGGGCAATAAAGTTTATATCAAAATGAAAAAACAATATACCGATATTTATTATGGCGGTCTGCGCATTGGGGATATTTTTGTTAATAGCTATAACGAAGGCGGTGTTGGCCGAATTTCTCAAAACGATTATAAAAAAGTACTGAATGCTTCCTGTACAATGATTGATGAAAGCCAATTGGTCAAGCTGGTTAGTGTTGAAGAGGCTTTAGATGATGCCAAGATTAATACATTAATCGAATTGAAAGATGTGGAGTTTACCGAATCGGCGCTGGGACGGCATTATTATGAAGAAACCAATGATGTTGGCGGAGCAACAAACTGGAATCTGCGGGACAAAACAGGAAGTCAGATTATTTTCAGAACAAGCGGTTATGCTGATTTTTCAGATCATTTAGTACCAGAAGGAAGCGGTACAATCCGTGGAGTTTTGACAAAATTCGGCACCGATTATCAATTAATGGTAAGGTCTGAAAAAGATATTGTAATGAACGGAAATAGAAGTATTCCCTTCTTTGCTGAAGATTTTCAATCCGTTAAAAATAATGTAAATTTTGCGTTGCCTGGCTGGAGCAATGTTGTCGAAAAAGCCACCAAATTATGGAAAAGCATAGTCTATAGTGGTAATGGCTATGCCGAGTTCAATACGACAAGTACTACCGCAGCAGAAAATATTGCCTGGCTGGTTTCCCCAAAAATTAATTTGAAAGATTATAAAAAGTCTGTATTGTCTTTTCGAAGCGCACAGCATGATTTGAAAATCGATTCTCCTCTCAACACATTGGAAGTATATGTATCAGCCAATTTTGACGGTTCGAGTATAACCAAGGCAAAATGGACAAAATTAACTGCCAAAGTACCGTCCTTATCAACACCGGCCCGCACATTTATCAGTTCCGGCGGTATTGATTTGTCTTCTTATACAGGAAATATTCACATCGCATTTAAATACATTGGTTCTGGCAAAGACAAAACTTTAAACGGAGCTTTTATGATCGATGATGTCAAGATTTTTGGAGAAAAATAA
- a CDS encoding IPExxxVDY family protein, translated as MAIHKLNFGEFDEIDYSLIAIHTTLEDYRLAYFINQKLHVNLNKSIKEIQITDKEGEVHFSRFHYYEKKKDILWDLIQNINEVIQQKKEDNQSLFTNFDIEVAKKVYMIPEFKKVNYFLKIENSEDDTNLLKIQSELNSIDQIAANYIVEINKIKSKNNLIF; from the coding sequence ATGGCGATTCATAAACTGAATTTTGGTGAATTTGACGAGATAGATTATAGTCTTATTGCTATTCACACCACATTAGAAGATTACCGATTGGCTTATTTTATCAATCAAAAACTTCATGTAAACCTGAATAAATCTATCAAAGAAATTCAAATTACTGATAAAGAAGGAGAAGTTCATTTTTCTAGATTTCATTATTATGAAAAGAAAAAAGATATTTTATGGGATTTGATACAAAATATAAACGAAGTCATTCAACAAAAAAAAGAAGACAATCAAAGTTTGTTTACAAATTTTGACATAGAAGTAGCAAAAAAAGTGTACATGATTCCTGAATTTAAAAAAGTAAATTACTTTTTGAAAATTGAAAACAGCGAAGACGACACCAATCTTTTGAAAATTCAAAGTGAGCTGAATTCAATAGATCAAATAGCTGCCAACTATATTGTTGAAATAAATAAGATAAAATCAAAAAACAATCTAATTTTTTAA
- a CDS encoding DUF6377 domain-containing protein — protein MNKFLVFAAILLLPYYSLAQKKSDALLSEIDQTIENNSFYTQKKEREISQLKSLLKNTHTPISEYEVTQKLYNRYNSYQSDSALVYARKNLKIAEKLNETEKLNQAKLNLITIMGTLGMYKEGIDALNSLKTVSIANLKGSFFSVSRMIYGQMADNASSKQEKEKYQLLSKKYRDSCVNFYPVNSISYIIAKADWYLDIKKQDEALDLLLPLFPKIHQNDPNRAIIAYVISQAYKQKKNRDKEKKWLGISALSDLQLSKKEYISLRSLAFLLYEDGDIDRAYTYIKRSMDDAVLCNARLRTYEISKMLPIISESYQQQNETNRFQLVIFLISASFLVLILLALLLLFFKQMKKLAAAKKELSLANDKLSELNSELNIFNEKLNLSNNTLSEANFLKEIYIGRYMDQSSDYLGKLDEYQRKLNVLATTGKINDLVNTVKSKEYIENELKEFYTNFDKTFLQLFPNFINDFNTLLLPSEAILPKEGEQLNTELRIFALIRLGIKDSAKIAVFLRYSISTIYNYRSQLKNKSAGPRDEFEERVMQIGKTEE, from the coding sequence ATGAATAAATTTTTAGTGTTTGCTGCCATTTTGTTACTGCCCTACTATTCATTGGCACAAAAAAAATCAGATGCCTTATTGTCTGAAATAGATCAGACAATTGAAAATAATTCCTTTTACACTCAAAAAAAAGAACGTGAGATTTCCCAGCTCAAATCACTTTTAAAAAACACCCATACTCCTATTTCTGAATATGAGGTTACCCAAAAACTGTACAATAGATATAATTCATATCAGTCTGATTCTGCTTTAGTATATGCCAGAAAGAATCTCAAAATAGCTGAAAAACTAAATGAAACTGAAAAACTGAATCAAGCCAAATTAAATCTCATAACAATAATGGGAACTTTAGGCATGTACAAAGAAGGTATCGACGCTTTGAATTCCCTTAAAACAGTTTCTATTGCAAATTTAAAAGGTTCTTTTTTTAGTGTGAGCAGAATGATTTATGGACAAATGGCTGACAATGCTTCTTCTAAACAAGAAAAAGAAAAGTACCAGCTGCTTTCCAAAAAATATCGGGATTCCTGTGTGAATTTTTATCCTGTCAATTCCATTTCATACATTATCGCAAAGGCAGATTGGTATCTTGACATTAAAAAACAAGATGAAGCTCTTGATTTATTACTTCCTCTTTTTCCAAAAATTCATCAGAATGACCCTAACCGAGCAATTATAGCCTATGTTATTTCCCAAGCTTACAAGCAAAAAAAGAATAGAGATAAAGAAAAAAAATGGCTCGGTATTTCGGCTTTATCAGACTTACAGCTGTCCAAAAAAGAGTATATTTCTCTTCGTTCGTTAGCTTTTTTACTATATGAAGATGGCGATATCGATCGGGCTTATACGTATATCAAACGTTCAATGGATGACGCAGTTCTGTGCAACGCACGCTTAAGAACTTATGAAATATCAAAGATGCTGCCCATCATCAGTGAATCCTACCAGCAGCAAAATGAAACTAACAGATTCCAATTGGTTATCTTTTTAATTAGTGCCAGTTTCTTAGTACTGATTTTATTAGCACTTTTGCTTTTGTTTTTTAAGCAGATGAAAAAATTAGCAGCCGCAAAAAAAGAGCTGAGTTTGGCAAATGATAAACTTTCTGAATTGAATTCCGAACTAAATATCTTCAATGAAAAATTAAATCTTTCAAACAATACTTTATCTGAAGCCAATTTTTTAAAAGAAATTTATATTGGCCGTTATATGGACCAAAGTTCAGATTATTTAGGAAAACTAGATGAATATCAGCGGAAACTTAATGTACTGGCAACGACCGGAAAAATAAACGATCTTGTAAATACGGTGAAGTCAAAAGAATATATCGAAAATGAATTAAAAGAATTTTATACCAATTTTGACAAAACTTTTTTACAGTTATTTCCAAATTTCATCAATGATTTTAATACGCTGTTGCTTCCCAGTGAAGCTATTCTGCCAAAAGAAGGCGAACAGCTCAATACTGAACTGCGGATTTTTGCACTCATCCGTCTGGGTATAAAAGACAGTGCTAAAATTGCTGTTTTCCTTCGCTACTCGATTTCGACTATATACAATTACCGCTCCCAGCTCAAAAACAAATCTGCCGGTCCCAGAGATGAATTTGAAGAAAGAGTAATGCAGATTGGAAAAACTGAGGAATAA